Proteins encoded within one genomic window of Jiangella mangrovi:
- a CDS encoding ATP-binding protein produces MAKRPVTTAISAREAEILTLVGEHRSNAEIAAELYISVRTVETHVSSLLRKLDAPDRRALAEFAAESAREERAGQALAGLPAPLNPFIGRAEERRALGAAVGAHRVVTAVGPGGVGKTRLALAVAADLAGDHADGVWFVDLVPVTDPAMVGAAVADALGVGEQQGRGIDDSVVAALADRRTLLVLDNCEHLPDGVAPFLERLLARCPGVSVLATSRARLMVPFERVYSVPPLSLDDASDAVALFTDRAAAVGWTVEPGQLDQVADVCRKLDGVALAVELAAARLPALGLDGLLAGLSDHLRLLVGGYRADDRHRSVRAVLDWSRALLDEPDLTLLRRVSVFVSPFTAAAAGTVAGFDPLEPDQVVDGLARLADQHLLSVAPSAGGTRYRALETIRQYGAEQLAEAGELDATRSRQLRWCLAAATELADDAAPGAGDWRVRFDAIADDLRAALGWAAERQDRRVDAHLLALALAGLAFTRNLLGESQLRYEQAAAHADDPAAAGGALRSAASVAACRMLGDDTYRLWRAAAEAALAGGDTAGAARDLAMAAVTSYRKAGTFAQRPPGDEPAGLLARAHELAGDDPAARAAVTLADCDALGYAFFADPGRPQPSAAELTGLAERAVELARGLGDPVAESAALQALTAARRRAGDTFAAAATAGRRVGLLDAVPVTPAAADELIDALLIATATSIGVGDLPAARRWGRRLRDLPPLAETGHVATSRLLMADALAGHATDVVAASGRFLDGWTRVGRPPARGFGPVAAAVAMIHALRGDDTARAEWLAVLDQLGVTLEDRAGYSPAFDAIALLHDGRADAALDLLEPADGEPAPWRTGILLHWHVALRAEAAVLAGRSDAGALVDSARPTVGDNPVAGAILDRAEALAADDHERLLATAAAFEAAGCPYQRARTLLLADGDAAAAGHAVLAELGLTPA; encoded by the coding sequence ATGGCGAAGCGGCCCGTGACCACCGCGATCTCGGCCCGCGAGGCCGAGATCCTGACGCTGGTCGGCGAGCACCGCAGCAACGCCGAGATCGCCGCCGAGCTCTACATCTCGGTGCGCACCGTCGAGACGCACGTGTCGTCCCTGCTGCGCAAGCTCGACGCGCCGGACCGCCGGGCGCTCGCGGAGTTCGCGGCCGAGTCCGCCCGTGAGGAGCGGGCGGGCCAGGCGCTGGCCGGGCTTCCGGCGCCGCTGAACCCGTTCATCGGCCGGGCCGAGGAACGCCGCGCGCTGGGTGCGGCCGTCGGCGCGCACCGGGTGGTCACCGCCGTCGGACCCGGAGGCGTCGGCAAGACCCGGCTCGCGCTGGCCGTCGCCGCGGACCTGGCCGGCGACCACGCCGACGGCGTCTGGTTCGTCGACCTCGTGCCGGTCACCGATCCCGCCATGGTCGGCGCCGCCGTGGCGGACGCACTCGGCGTGGGCGAGCAGCAGGGCCGCGGCATCGACGACTCCGTGGTGGCCGCGCTGGCCGACCGGCGCACGCTGCTGGTGCTGGACAACTGCGAGCACCTGCCCGACGGGGTGGCCCCGTTCCTCGAGCGGCTCCTGGCGCGCTGCCCGGGCGTGAGCGTGCTGGCCACGAGCCGGGCCCGGCTCATGGTGCCGTTCGAGCGGGTCTACTCGGTGCCGCCGCTGTCCCTCGACGACGCGTCCGACGCCGTCGCCCTGTTCACCGACCGCGCCGCGGCCGTCGGCTGGACCGTCGAGCCCGGCCAGCTGGACCAGGTCGCCGACGTGTGCCGGAAGCTCGACGGGGTGGCGCTGGCCGTCGAGCTCGCCGCGGCCCGGCTGCCCGCGCTCGGGCTCGACGGCCTGCTCGCCGGGCTCTCCGACCACCTGCGTCTCCTGGTCGGCGGCTACCGGGCCGACGACCGGCACCGCTCCGTGCGCGCCGTGCTGGACTGGAGCCGGGCGCTGCTCGACGAGCCCGACCTGACCCTGCTGCGGCGGGTCTCGGTCTTCGTCTCGCCGTTCACCGCCGCGGCGGCCGGGACGGTGGCCGGGTTCGACCCGCTCGAGCCGGACCAGGTGGTCGACGGGCTGGCCCGGCTCGCGGACCAGCACCTGCTGAGCGTCGCCCCGTCGGCCGGCGGCACCCGCTACCGCGCGCTCGAGACGATCCGCCAGTACGGCGCCGAGCAGCTCGCCGAGGCCGGTGAGCTCGACGCCACCCGGTCCCGGCAGCTGCGCTGGTGCCTGGCCGCGGCCACGGAGCTCGCCGATGACGCGGCGCCGGGCGCCGGCGACTGGCGGGTCCGGTTCGACGCGATCGCCGACGACCTTCGCGCTGCCCTGGGCTGGGCGGCCGAACGGCAGGACCGGCGCGTTGACGCCCACCTCCTCGCCCTCGCGCTGGCCGGACTGGCCTTCACCCGCAACCTGCTCGGCGAGTCGCAGCTGCGCTACGAGCAGGCGGCCGCCCACGCCGACGACCCGGCGGCCGCGGGCGGCGCGCTGAGGTCCGCCGCGAGCGTGGCCGCGTGCCGCATGCTCGGGGACGACACCTACCGGTTGTGGCGGGCTGCCGCCGAGGCCGCCCTCGCCGGCGGTGACACGGCCGGCGCGGCCCGTGACCTCGCCATGGCGGCCGTCACCTCGTACCGCAAGGCCGGCACGTTCGCCCAGCGGCCACCGGGCGACGAGCCGGCCGGCCTGCTCGCCCGGGCGCACGAGCTGGCCGGCGACGACCCCGCGGCGCGGGCGGCCGTCACCCTCGCCGACTGCGACGCGCTCGGCTACGCGTTCTTCGCCGACCCGGGCCGGCCCCAGCCGTCGGCGGCGGAGCTGACCGGCCTCGCCGAACGGGCGGTGGAGCTGGCTCGCGGGCTCGGCGACCCGGTGGCCGAGAGCGCGGCCCTGCAGGCGCTGACCGCGGCCCGGCGCCGGGCGGGCGACACCTTTGCGGCCGCGGCCACCGCGGGCCGGCGCGTCGGCCTGCTCGACGCCGTGCCCGTCACCCCGGCCGCCGCCGACGAGCTGATCGACGCCCTCCTGATCGCCACCGCGACCAGCATCGGTGTCGGCGACCTGCCGGCGGCCCGGCGGTGGGGGCGGCGGCTGCGCGACCTGCCGCCGCTGGCCGAGACCGGCCACGTCGCGACGTCACGGCTGCTCATGGCCGACGCCCTCGCGGGCCACGCCACCGACGTCGTCGCCGCCAGCGGCCGGTTCCTCGACGGCTGGACCAGGGTCGGCCGGCCGCCGGCGCGCGGCTTCGGCCCGGTGGCCGCCGCGGTCGCGATGATCCACGCGCTGCGCGGCGACGACACCGCCCGGGCCGAGTGGTTGGCCGTCCTCGACCAGCTGGGCGTCACCCTCGAGGACCGCGCCGGCTACAGCCCCGCCTTCGACGCCATCGCCCTGCTCCACGACGGCCGGGCCGACGCGGCCCTCGACCTGCTCGAACCCGCCGACGGCGAGCCGGCCCCGTGGCGCACCGGGATCCTGCTCCACTGGCACGTCGCCCTGCGCGCCGAGGCGGCCGTGCTGGCCGGCCGGTCCGACGCCGGCGCCCTGGTCGACTCCGCCCGCCCGACGGTCGGCGACAACCCCGTCGCCGGCGCGATCCTCGACCGGGCCGAGGCGCTCGCCGCCGACGACCACGAGCGCCTGCTCGCCACCGCCGCCGCGTTCGAGGCGGCCGGCTGTCCCTACCAGCGGGCCCGGACGCTCCTGCTGGCCGACGGCGACGCCGCGGCGGCCGGTCACGCCGTCCTCGCCGAGCTCGGTCTCACCCCCGCCTGA
- a CDS encoding VOC family protein, translating to MSHGIKTIIVPVRDLAAARSLYATVLGVAPYADEPYYVGFRVGDQEIGLDPNGHHHGMTGPVGYCHVGDVATALREAVEAGWLTRQDVKDVGGGQLAAVVEDPSGNVLGFLQR from the coding sequence ATGAGCCACGGCATCAAGACCATCATCGTCCCGGTCCGGGACCTCGCCGCCGCCAGGTCGCTCTACGCGACCGTCCTGGGCGTGGCGCCCTACGCCGACGAGCCCTACTACGTCGGTTTCCGGGTGGGCGACCAGGAGATCGGGCTCGACCCGAACGGGCACCACCACGGCATGACCGGCCCGGTCGGCTACTGCCACGTGGGCGACGTCGCCACCGCCCTGCGCGAAGCCGTCGAGGCGGGCTGGCTGACCCGGCAGGACGTCAAGGACGTCGGCGGCGGGCAGCTGGCGGCCGTCGTCGAGGACCCCAGCGGCAACGTCCTCGGCTTCCTCCAGCGCTGA
- a CDS encoding glyoxalase, translating to MTTIEHITLDVADPTTAGRFYSALGLDERVRVRASDAPASGFSGFTLSLVVSQPSTVDALVGAALEAGAKELKPASKSLWGYGGTVEAPDGTVVTVASSSKKDTGPATRQVDEIVLQLGVDDVAASKQFYVDHGLSVAKSFGRKYVEFETGAVKLTLNKRKALAKVVGVDPDGSGSHRIAVGGAAGPFIDPDGFAWEND from the coding sequence ATGACGACGATCGAGCACATCACCCTCGACGTGGCCGACCCCACGACCGCCGGCCGCTTCTACTCCGCCCTCGGGCTGGACGAGCGGGTGCGCGTGCGCGCCTCGGACGCACCGGCGAGCGGCTTCAGCGGGTTCACGCTGTCGCTCGTCGTGTCCCAGCCGAGCACCGTCGACGCCCTGGTCGGCGCCGCCCTCGAGGCCGGCGCCAAGGAGCTCAAGCCGGCGTCCAAGTCGCTCTGGGGCTACGGCGGCACCGTCGAGGCGCCGGACGGGACCGTCGTGACGGTCGCGTCGTCGTCGAAGAAGGACACCGGCCCGGCCACCCGGCAGGTCGACGAGATCGTCCTCCAACTGGGCGTCGACGACGTCGCCGCGAGCAAGCAGTTCTACGTCGACCACGGCCTCAGCGTCGCGAAGAGCTTCGGCCGCAAGTACGTCGAGTTCGAGACCGGCGCCGTCAAGCTGACCCTCAACAAGCGCAAGGCACTCGCCAAGGTCGTAGGTGTCGACCCCGACGGCAGCGGGTCGCACCGGATCGCCGTCGGCGGCGCGGCCGGCCCCTTCATCGACCCCGACGGTTTCGCGTGGGAGAACGACTAG
- a CDS encoding acyltransferase family protein, whose protein sequence is MTAAVPSAVRGSRVDAGDGDRPRFRPDVEGLRAVAVLLVLAYHAGLPLVSGGFVGVDVFFVISGFLITGLILREIDTTGRVRLGRFYARRIRRLLPATAVVLAATAALTLLLLPPLRWPAIAGDIAASATYVLNWHLASESVDYLAAEDAPSPVQHFWSLAVEEQFYVLWPVLIIALVWWHRRRRGTPSLRRTLLLGLAVVAVPSFVWSLHLTGASAGAAYFVSTTRAWELAAGAALAIGARRLERLGSRAGAGWAAGGLGWAGLAAIGWSALTYDAATAFPGVAALAPVLGTTAVVAAGVLAARTSAGRVLGTAPMRWVGGLSYSLYLWHWPLLMAASAVWGSLSPAQGTLVVAAAFLPAWLTFRLVEAPIHHARVLAVRPSRAVAVGVLATATALVAALITVRAVPDYASADEGAPGAAVLSANPAGDPDGVPVDEVPALTPSPIEVPEDNPDIYPDGCQQNAQDADLASCAYGDLDSDRVIALAGDSHAAQWQPALDVLGDRYGWRIETYTKSSCGFFSAEITTAAGVPYTSCRDWNQALLERLTGPDRPDLVVTSGSNSYRVFEDGRELGDDASADRLADGLRESWEAVRAAGVELVVLENTPWLGQDPAECVSAHPDRLTECAQPRADAVEKAGDEQLVAARELGGVDVVDLTRAICPSDQCPAVIGNVVVWRDDHHLTATYSRTLASHLEPELAPYLSG, encoded by the coding sequence ATGACGGCAGCGGTCCCGTCCGCTGTCCGGGGTTCGCGGGTCGACGCGGGTGACGGTGACCGTCCCCGCTTCCGGCCCGACGTCGAGGGCCTGCGCGCCGTCGCGGTGCTGCTGGTGCTCGCCTACCACGCCGGGTTGCCGCTGGTCAGTGGCGGTTTCGTCGGCGTCGACGTCTTCTTCGTCATCTCCGGGTTCCTCATCACCGGACTGATCCTGCGCGAGATCGACACGACCGGCCGGGTGCGGCTGGGCCGGTTCTACGCCCGGCGGATCCGGCGGCTGCTCCCGGCGACGGCGGTCGTCCTGGCGGCGACGGCGGCGCTGACCCTCCTGCTGCTGCCGCCGCTGCGGTGGCCCGCCATCGCCGGCGACATCGCGGCGTCGGCGACGTACGTGCTCAACTGGCACCTCGCGTCGGAGTCGGTCGACTACCTGGCCGCCGAGGACGCCCCCAGCCCGGTCCAGCACTTCTGGTCGCTGGCGGTCGAGGAGCAGTTCTACGTCCTCTGGCCGGTCCTGATCATCGCGCTGGTGTGGTGGCACCGGCGCCGCCGCGGCACGCCGTCGCTGCGGCGGACGCTGCTGCTCGGGCTCGCGGTGGTCGCGGTGCCGTCGTTCGTCTGGTCGCTGCACTTGACCGGCGCCTCGGCCGGCGCGGCGTACTTCGTGTCGACGACGCGGGCCTGGGAGCTGGCGGCGGGCGCGGCGCTGGCGATCGGGGCACGACGGCTGGAGCGGCTGGGGTCGCGCGCAGGAGCGGGCTGGGCCGCCGGCGGGCTGGGCTGGGCCGGGCTGGCCGCGATCGGCTGGTCGGCGCTCACGTACGACGCGGCGACGGCGTTCCCCGGCGTCGCCGCGCTGGCCCCGGTGCTCGGGACGACGGCGGTCGTCGCGGCCGGCGTGCTGGCGGCGCGGACGTCCGCGGGACGCGTGCTCGGGACCGCGCCGATGCGGTGGGTGGGCGGGCTGTCGTACTCGCTGTACCTGTGGCACTGGCCGCTGCTCATGGCGGCGAGCGCGGTGTGGGGCTCGCTGTCGCCGGCGCAGGGCACGCTGGTCGTCGCCGCCGCGTTCCTTCCCGCCTGGCTGACGTTCCGGCTGGTCGAGGCGCCCATCCACCACGCCCGCGTGCTCGCCGTCCGGCCGAGCCGCGCGGTCGCCGTCGGGGTGCTCGCGACGGCGACGGCGCTCGTGGCCGCACTGATCACCGTCCGGGCCGTCCCCGACTACGCCAGCGCCGACGAGGGCGCGCCCGGCGCCGCCGTCCTCAGCGCGAACCCGGCCGGCGACCCCGACGGCGTCCCCGTCGACGAGGTGCCGGCCCTGACCCCGTCGCCGATCGAGGTGCCCGAGGACAACCCGGACATCTATCCCGACGGCTGCCAGCAGAACGCCCAGGACGCCGACCTCGCGAGCTGCGCCTACGGCGACCTCGACTCCGACCGCGTCATCGCCCTGGCCGGCGACTCGCACGCCGCGCAGTGGCAGCCGGCGCTGGACGTGCTGGGCGACCGGTACGGCTGGCGCATCGAGACCTACACGAAGTCGTCGTGCGGGTTCTTCTCCGCCGAGATCACGACGGCGGCGGGCGTGCCGTACACGTCGTGCCGCGACTGGAACCAGGCGCTGCTCGAGCGGCTCACCGGGCCGGACCGGCCGGACCTGGTCGTCACGTCGGGCAGCAACTCCTACCGGGTGTTCGAGGACGGCCGTGAGCTGGGCGACGACGCCAGCGCCGACCGCCTCGCCGACGGCCTGCGCGAGAGCTGGGAGGCCGTGCGCGCCGCCGGCGTCGAGCTGGTCGTGCTCGAGAACACGCCCTGGCTCGGCCAGGACCCGGCCGAGTGCGTCAGCGCGCATCCCGACCGGCTCACCGAGTGCGCCCAGCCGCGCGCCGACGCCGTCGAGAAGGCCGGCGACGAGCAGCTGGTCGCGGCCCGCGAGCTCGGCGGCGTCGACGTCGTCGACCTCACCCGCGCCATCTGCCCCTCCGACCAGTGCCCGGCCGTCATCGGCAACGTCGTCGTCTGGCGCGACGACCACCATCTGACGGCGACGTACTCGCGCACGCTCGCCTCGCACCTGGAGCCCGAGCTGGCGCCCTACCTGTCCGGCTGA
- a CDS encoding pyrophosphate--fructose-6-phosphate 1-phosphotransferase, protein MPESTPVRKVAMLTAGGLAPCLSSAVGGLIERYTEIAPEVEIIAYLDGYAGLLTGRSITVTPEMRATASRLHRFGGSPIGNSRVKLTNVADCVKRGLVQEGQDPLHVAAEQLTRDGVHVLHTIGGDDTNTTAADLAAYLAGNDYELTVVGLPKTVDNDIVPVRQSLGAWTAAEQGSIYARNIIAEHSSNPRMLIVHEVMGRHCGWLTAATARAYRKWLAAQEWAPELGVDPRRWDVHAVYVPEQKLDLDAEAGRLRSLMDDLGCVNIFLSEGAGVDAIVTELEEAGEEVPRDPFGHVKIDKINPGAWFADQFAARVGAEKVMVQKSGYYSRSAAANSDDLRLIKSCTDLAVECALRHEGGLIGHDEERGGRLRAIEFDRIKGGKEFDPSTPWFADLLGAIGQPA, encoded by the coding sequence ATGCCCGAGAGCACTCCTGTGCGCAAGGTCGCCATGCTCACGGCCGGCGGCCTGGCCCCGTGCCTGTCGTCGGCCGTCGGCGGCCTGATCGAGCGGTACACCGAGATCGCGCCCGAGGTCGAGATCATCGCCTATCTCGACGGCTACGCGGGCCTGCTGACCGGCCGCTCCATCACCGTCACCCCCGAGATGCGCGCCACGGCGTCGCGGCTGCACCGCTTCGGCGGCTCGCCCATCGGCAACAGCCGGGTCAAGCTGACCAACGTCGCCGACTGCGTCAAGCGCGGGCTGGTCCAGGAGGGCCAGGACCCGCTGCACGTGGCGGCCGAGCAGCTCACCCGCGACGGCGTTCACGTGCTGCACACCATCGGCGGCGACGACACCAACACGACGGCGGCCGACCTCGCCGCGTACCTCGCCGGCAACGACTACGAGCTGACCGTCGTCGGGCTGCCGAAGACCGTCGACAACGACATCGTGCCGGTGCGGCAGAGCCTCGGCGCCTGGACGGCCGCCGAGCAGGGTTCGATCTACGCGCGCAACATCATCGCCGAGCACTCGTCGAACCCGCGCATGCTCATCGTCCACGAGGTCATGGGCCGGCACTGCGGCTGGCTGACGGCGGCGACGGCGCGCGCCTACCGCAAGTGGCTGGCCGCGCAGGAGTGGGCGCCCGAGCTGGGCGTCGACCCGCGCCGCTGGGACGTGCACGCCGTCTACGTGCCGGAGCAGAAGCTCGATCTCGACGCCGAGGCCGGTCGGCTGCGCTCGCTCATGGACGACCTCGGCTGCGTCAACATCTTCCTGTCCGAGGGCGCGGGCGTCGACGCCATCGTCACCGAGCTCGAGGAAGCCGGCGAAGAGGTCCCGCGCGACCCGTTCGGCCACGTCAAGATCGACAAGATCAACCCCGGCGCCTGGTTCGCCGACCAGTTCGCCGCCCGCGTGGGTGCTGAGAAGGTCATGGTGCAGAAGAGCGGCTACTACAGCCGCTCCGCCGCCGCGAACTCCGACGACCTGCGCCTGATCAAGAGCTGCACCGACCTCGCCGTCGAGTGCGCGCTGCGGCACGAGGGCGGGCTCATCGGGCACGACGAGGAGCGCGGCGGCCGGCTGCGCGCCATCGAGTTCGACCGCATCAAGGGCGGCAAGGAGTTCGACCCGTCGACGCCGTGGTTCGCCGACCTGCTCGGCGCCATCGGGCAGCCCGCCTGA
- a CDS encoding class II 3-deoxy-7-phosphoheptulonate synthase, which produces MNSPEDLALYHELTEAVGALPAGQQPEWPDAVAVQDAVAQLRAMPPLVFAGECDLLRDRLAAVSRGEAFVLQGGDCAETFAGVSADNVRNKLKTLLQMAVVLTYAASVPIVKIGRLAGQYAKPRSKSTETRDGVTLPAFRGDIVNDFEFTPAARVPDPHRMVRAYHASAATLNLTRAFVGGGFADLHQVHAWNTDFVRTSPAGQRYERLARRLDKALSFMRAIEIDVEQLRTVELYSSHEALLLDYELALTRVDSRTGAPYDVSGHFVWVGERTRQLDGAHLEFAARIRNPIGVKVGPTTTPDELLALAERLDPQREPGRLTFVTRMGAGRIREALPALVQKATADGLVASWICDPMHGNTYEAPSGHKTRRFDDVVDEVRGFFEVHRALGTHPGGVHIELTGDDVTECVGGGDPIAEDGLGSRYETVCDPRLNRTQSLELAFLVAELLESAN; this is translated from the coding sequence GTGAACTCTCCGGAGGACCTTGCGCTGTACCACGAGCTGACCGAGGCGGTCGGCGCGCTGCCGGCCGGCCAGCAGCCCGAGTGGCCCGACGCCGTCGCCGTCCAGGACGCCGTCGCCCAGCTTCGCGCCATGCCGCCGCTGGTCTTCGCCGGCGAGTGCGACCTGCTGCGCGACCGGCTGGCCGCGGTGTCGCGGGGCGAGGCGTTCGTCCTGCAGGGCGGCGACTGCGCCGAGACCTTCGCCGGCGTCAGCGCCGACAACGTCCGCAACAAGCTCAAGACGCTGCTGCAGATGGCCGTCGTGCTCACCTACGCCGCCAGCGTCCCGATCGTGAAGATCGGCCGGCTCGCCGGGCAGTACGCCAAGCCACGCTCCAAGTCCACCGAGACCCGCGACGGCGTCACACTGCCGGCGTTCCGCGGCGACATCGTCAACGACTTCGAGTTCACGCCGGCCGCCCGCGTCCCGGACCCGCACCGCATGGTCCGCGCCTACCACGCGTCGGCGGCCACGCTGAACCTCACCCGCGCGTTCGTCGGCGGCGGGTTCGCCGACCTGCACCAGGTGCACGCCTGGAACACCGACTTCGTCCGCACCTCGCCGGCCGGGCAGCGCTACGAGCGGCTGGCCCGGCGCCTGGACAAGGCGCTGTCGTTCATGCGGGCCATCGAGATCGACGTCGAGCAGCTACGCACCGTCGAGCTCTACTCCAGCCACGAGGCGCTGCTGCTCGACTACGAGCTGGCACTCACCCGGGTCGACTCCCGCACCGGCGCGCCGTACGACGTGTCCGGGCACTTCGTGTGGGTGGGCGAGCGGACCCGCCAGCTCGACGGCGCGCATCTGGAGTTCGCGGCGCGCATCCGCAACCCCATCGGTGTCAAGGTCGGCCCGACGACCACACCGGACGAGCTGCTGGCGCTGGCTGAGCGGCTCGATCCGCAGCGCGAACCGGGTCGGCTGACCTTCGTCACCCGCATGGGCGCGGGTCGCATTCGCGAGGCCCTGCCCGCCCTGGTCCAGAAGGCGACGGCCGACGGCCTGGTCGCGTCCTGGATCTGCGACCCCATGCACGGCAACACCTACGAGGCGCCCAGCGGCCACAAGACCCGCCGCTTCGACGACGTCGTCGACGAGGTGCGCGGCTTCTTCGAGGTCCACCGCGCCCTGGGCACCCACCCGGGCGGCGTCCACATCGAGCTCACCGGCGACGACGTCACCGAGTGCGTCGGCGGCGGCGACCCCATCGCCGAGGACGGCCTCGGCAGCCGCTACGAGACGGTGTGCGACCCGCGGCTCAACCGCACCCAGTCGCTCGAGCTCGCCTTCCTGGTGGCGGAACTGCTCGAGTCGGCGAACTAG
- a CDS encoding penicillin-binding transpeptidase domain-containing protein: protein MAGGVLVATAAGCSSDPPDPTPVVNALIHGITSGDFSDVPLANATPEEAGAAVEAIKGDLADLVTQIGSSQITETDENTREATIDIAWDFDSIDASDEAPTGPTSTSDPAGQFDWTYQTTATLHRDEGSELGWTVDWSPSLLHPQLIEGATLNLSRTQAQRADILGAGGEVIVTERPVYRVGIDKTRVDAALAPDSATALAEVVGVDPAGLAERVQGAGERAFVEAITLREADAAPLLDQIAAIEGAVAIEDTLALAPTREFARPVLGTVGEATAELVEESGGRIEAGDVVGLSGLQQQYDAVLGGTPGLTVELVPPEPSADATSSPSPTEGAEGESAEEPAEPEVLFEREAVAGTPLTTTLDIDLQSRAEGILADVEPASAIVAVQPSTGAVLAAASGPGGDGYSTATLGQYAPGSTFKVVTSLALLRAGLSADSVVECTPAATVDGRAFENYSDYPSGAIGEITLRQAVANSCNTAFINQNGVADQASLAQAAASLGLGVETATGAPSFLGSVPAEADGTAHAASMIGQGEVLASPLAMATVAASVAAGHTVAPMVVEQPLADPAPESTLTADEAAVLQDLMRAVVEEGSGEFLGDVPGDPVGAKTGTAEYGTESPPRTHAWMIATQGDLAVAVFVEDGESGSRTAGPLLEEFLRG from the coding sequence GTGGCCGGTGGCGTGCTCGTGGCGACGGCGGCAGGCTGCAGCAGCGACCCGCCCGACCCCACACCGGTGGTCAACGCACTGATCCACGGCATCACCAGCGGCGACTTCTCCGACGTCCCGCTCGCCAACGCCACGCCCGAGGAGGCCGGGGCCGCCGTCGAGGCGATCAAGGGCGACCTGGCCGATCTCGTGACGCAGATCGGGTCCAGCCAGATCACCGAGACCGACGAGAACACCCGCGAGGCGACCATCGACATCGCGTGGGACTTCGACTCCATCGACGCCTCCGACGAAGCGCCCACGGGGCCGACGTCCACCAGCGACCCCGCGGGCCAGTTCGACTGGACCTACCAGACGACCGCCACGCTGCACCGCGACGAGGGCAGCGAGCTCGGCTGGACCGTCGACTGGTCGCCGTCCCTGCTGCACCCGCAGCTCATCGAGGGCGCCACGCTGAACCTCTCACGGACGCAGGCGCAGCGGGCCGACATCCTGGGCGCGGGCGGCGAGGTCATCGTCACCGAGCGGCCGGTCTACCGCGTCGGCATCGACAAGACCCGCGTCGACGCCGCGCTGGCGCCGGACTCCGCCACCGCGCTGGCCGAGGTCGTCGGCGTCGACCCCGCCGGGCTGGCCGAGCGGGTCCAGGGCGCGGGGGAGCGGGCGTTCGTCGAGGCCATCACGTTGCGCGAGGCCGACGCCGCCCCGCTGCTCGACCAGATCGCGGCCATCGAGGGCGCCGTCGCCATCGAGGACACGCTGGCGCTGGCGCCGACCCGCGAGTTCGCGCGGCCCGTCCTCGGCACCGTCGGCGAGGCCACGGCCGAGCTGGTCGAGGAGTCCGGCGGGCGCATCGAGGCCGGCGACGTCGTCGGGCTGTCCGGGCTGCAGCAGCAGTACGACGCCGTGCTCGGCGGGACGCCCGGTCTCACCGTCGAGCTGGTGCCGCCGGAGCCGTCGGCCGACGCCACGTCGTCGCCGTCGCCGACGGAGGGCGCCGAGGGCGAGAGCGCCGAGGAGCCGGCCGAGCCCGAGGTGCTGTTCGAGCGCGAGGCGGTCGCCGGCACGCCGCTGACCACCACGCTCGACATCGACCTGCAGTCGCGGGCCGAGGGCATCCTCGCCGACGTCGAACCGGCCAGCGCCATCGTCGCGGTCCAGCCCTCCACCGGCGCCGTTCTGGCGGCAGCAAGCGGGCCGGGCGGCGACGGCTACTCGACCGCCACGCTGGGGCAGTACGCGCCGGGGTCGACGTTCAAGGTCGTGACGTCGCTGGCACTGCTGCGCGCCGGGCTGAGCGCCGACTCCGTCGTCGAGTGCACCCCCGCGGCCACCGTCGACGGCCGCGCGTTCGAGAACTACAGCGACTACCCGTCCGGCGCCATCGGCGAGATCACGCTGCGTCAGGCCGTCGCCAACTCCTGCAACACCGCGTTCATCAACCAGAACGGCGTCGCCGACCAAGCGTCGCTGGCGCAGGCCGCCGCGTCGCTCGGCCTCGGGGTCGAGACCGCCACCGGCGCGCCGTCGTTCCTCGGCTCCGTCCCGGCCGAGGCCGACGGCACCGCTCACGCCGCGTCGATGATCGGGCAGGGCGAGGTGCTGGCGTCGCCGCTGGCCATGGCGACGGTGGCAGCCTCGGTCGCCGCCGGGCACACCGTCGCGCCCATGGTGGTCGAACAGCCCCTGGCCGACCCGGCGCCCGAGAGTACGCTGACCGCCGACGAGGCCGCCGTCCTGCAGGACCTCATGCGCGCCGTCGTCGAGGAGGGGAGCGGCGAGTTCCTCGGCGACGTCCCCGGCGACCCCGTCGGCGCCAAGACCGGCACCGCCGAGTACGGCACCGAGTCGCCGCCGCGCACGCACGCCTGGATGATCGCCACCCAGGGCGACCTCGCGGTCGCGGTCTTCGTCGAGGACGGCGAGTCCGGCTCGCGCACCGCCGGCCCGCTGCTCGAGGAGTTCCTGCGCGGCTGA